The segment CTACGACGCACAAGGGCGTCTGAAGCAGGTTTTTGATGGGTCCGAACTGATTGCAGATTACCGGTACAACTCACTTGGCCAGCGCACCGTGAAGCAGGCCTACGCCGGTGGCTCGGTTGTCACAACGTGGACCTATCTCTACGGGCAGGCAGGTGAGCTGCTCGGGTATTCCCAGTACGGGGCGGCCGGCAACAAGGTCAAATCCCAGTACATCGTGTGGCTGGGTCGGATGCCGCTGGCAGCCCTGGACATTGCGTACTCATCCGATGGTGTGTCGATTTCGAGCCTGAAGAAGCTCTACCTGCACAGCGATCACCTGAACACCCCACGCCTTGCTACGAATGACGCCCAGGTGCCTCAATGGCGCTGGGATAGCGATGCATTTGGTGTTGGGATGCCCAACCAGGACGTAGATGGTGATGGGGTGGCGGTTGACATAGCACTTCGCTTCCCCGGCCAGCTTTACGATGAGCACAGCCGCCTCTACTACAACTACTTCCGGGATTACGACCCCAACACCGGGCGGTACGTCGAAAGTGATCCGATTGGGCTCAACGGAGGGCTGAATACCTACGGCTATGTAGGCGGTAATCCGCTCAGTTTTTTTGATCCGTTTGGCCTAGATATAGCCGTGATAAATAACGGGCCTACACAAGATAATCCGATTGGTCATACGGCCATAGCTGTAACTGGAGCAGGAGTTTACAGTTTTGGTAATGGTACTGCGCTTGGCAGTAGTACTAGGTCTTATCTGTTAAGAGAGGCTCCGCGTCGCAACACAGTCGTTACTGTGATAAAGACAACTGCTGCGCAGGATGCAGCAGCTATCGCACACTTAAAGCAATATAAAAGCAGCAGGCTGCCTGATGCGGCAAGTGGAATAATTGCAAGTGAAAACTGTGCAAGTCGCGTAAGCGAAACCTTAGTTGCGGCAGGTCTCTCTGACGAATCAACCATTAGCCCTTGGAACGTAATAGTGCTAGGTGCTGATGCTGCCAAAGCTCAGGGCGGAAAAAACTACATTATCCCGCTAAACTCAACAGATATACCGGCTGAGCTATCTCAATTCGAGGCAAGTAATAAATGAAAATATTAACTATTTTACTCGCTGCCTGCATGATGGTCGGGTGTAATGGTGAACAGTCTTTAATGGATGATATATCGGCAAATAATGTTGCCAATGTTTCTGCTTGGCTGCATTCAAATAAGTCCCCTGATGAATATTTGGCTGATGGATGGACTCCGCTTACATATGCAAGCATGATGGGTAAAACAGAGATTGTTAAAATGCTAGTGAGTAATGGCGCTAGCATAAATAAGCCTGAGGGTGGTGGAAATACCCCTTTGTATTGGGCGGCCTTTAATAATAGTTACGATACGGTTTCTTACTTGGTGTCAGCTGGTGCTAACACATGTCCGGTGATGGAGGACAGAAAATCACCACGGGATATTGCTCAAGTAAAAGGTTATTCGTCATTGCTGAAAATAATACCTGAGTGTAAAAGCCAAAAAATTCATAGCGCTGATCAAGCTAGGTAGCGCTGGCTGATAAAAGCCGTAGTAATTAAAATCGGGCCAATTATTTTGGCTCAACCCAATATCTCCTAAGCCCAGCCACGCGCTGGGCTTTTTTCAGACACGATTTAGCCGATTGCCTTGCACCTCGCAGCGCTCACTTTAGGGTTTCTACCTGTCAGTTTGTGCAGCAGGGTTTTCAGGCCTTTCCGGCACAGTGTGTCAGGTTGGGCCGGCAGGGTGTTCAAGTTGATGCAGTCCCTATACAAGGACAGGCCTCTTGATTAGGGCTGCCTGGCACGGCCTTGGAATCACCACGCCCCGCGGATACCCCTCTGGGCATCCCCGTTGTCTGCCAACCCCTCCTACCCCCCCCCCGCACTATCTCGCGCCTTTTCGGCTCATTGAGTGAACACGTGTTTCGCGACCCCGTTTTGGCTTGAAGGGTCTGATTCTGTCGTTAATCTCGCTAGCCGACTCAACGAATGCGCAGGGTTTGTAGATGCACGTAGAAAAGCCGGCTAATCCCCTCCCCCAGGGCGAATACATGGGGGCCGAGCAAACGGAGTTCTTCCGGAAGCTGCTCCTGGAGAAGCATGCGGATCTATCGCAGCGGATATCAGACCACGTTAAGGGAATGCAGGTGCAGGAGCGCGTTAGCGATGACCTGGACAAGGCAGCCCTTGAGTACGAGCACTCTGTAGGTATTCGGCTGTTGGACCGCCTTCGTGCGGACCTCGCAGCTGTTACGGCTGCCATCAAGCGGCTAAGTGCAGGT is part of the Pseudomonas saponiphila genome and harbors:
- a CDS encoding ankyrin repeat domain-containing protein; this translates as MKILTILLAACMMVGCNGEQSLMDDISANNVANVSAWLHSNKSPDEYLADGWTPLTYASMMGKTEIVKMLVSNGASINKPEGGGNTPLYWAAFNNSYDTVSYLVSAGANTCPVMEDRKSPRDIAQVKGYSSLLKIIPECKSQKIHSADQAR
- a CDS encoding TraR/DksA family transcriptional regulator, which encodes MHVEKPANPLPQGEYMGAEQTEFFRKLLLEKHADLSQRISDHVKGMQVQERVSDDLDKAALEYEHSVGIRLLDRLRADLAAVTAAIKRLSAGDYGYCESTGLEIGVDRLLLNPAATLCFEAMQYRELQEKHLRRSS